The Prosthecobacter algae genome includes a region encoding these proteins:
- a CDS encoding ABC transporter ATP-binding protein, whose translation MSEKPTSLRTTASRLLVFARAHWCMAAVQFVLAVIGTSLIIVFPGVVQWFVDDIIPNKDIPGIWRAGGLAVGAFFLREFLFYVRTRLNSVFEQRMIFDLRGQLHHKIARLPLSWFDRQSTGDILTRMADDVPATQRVILEGIEQGVTSILQIIISAVVMFYTNSTFALIVMVPTPFIAAGGWLFARWIAPRAKLAREASSHMNSLLHDTITGIRQIKSYTAEDTKQEDFNNASHGLRQAQQKLMTAWAVYSPLMGFFGSLGLVLLLGVGAYGAIQGNLTTGELFKFIFLLGFFFEPIARLHGVNQTIVTGLASAERVFKILDQEGEEDLEKGRALSQAKGSIEFRQVTFGYQPDKPVVHDLNLTVQPRQTVAIVGATGSGKSTLFQLLTRFYDPQSGSITLDGSSIADYSRVSLRDSIAYVTQDAFLFAGSIRENLRLGKHAADDAEMWQALNFACAEEFVRRHPDGLDAQVGERGVMLSGGERQRIAMARAFLKDAPILLLDEATSAVDTKSEQLIQQALDTLRQDRTCLVIAHRLSTVISADVIYVMRQGEVLAHGRHEELLLSCPYYRELASLALL comes from the coding sequence ATGTCCGAAAAACCCACCTCCCTGCGCACCACCGCCAGCCGCCTGCTCGTCTTTGCCCGGGCGCACTGGTGCATGGCCGCCGTGCAGTTTGTCCTCGCCGTCATCGGCACGTCCTTGATCATCGTCTTTCCCGGCGTGGTGCAGTGGTTTGTGGATGACATCATTCCAAACAAAGACATCCCCGGCATCTGGCGCGCAGGTGGCCTGGCCGTCGGGGCCTTCTTTCTGCGGGAGTTCCTCTTCTACGTGCGCACGCGGCTGAACAGCGTGTTTGAGCAACGGATGATCTTTGACCTTCGTGGGCAGCTCCATCACAAGATCGCCCGCCTGCCGCTGAGCTGGTTTGACCGCCAAAGCACCGGCGACATCCTCACCCGTATGGCGGATGATGTGCCTGCGACCCAACGTGTGATCCTGGAAGGCATCGAGCAAGGCGTCACCTCCATCCTGCAGATCATCATCAGTGCCGTGGTGATGTTTTACACCAACAGCACTTTCGCCCTCATCGTCATGGTGCCCACGCCCTTCATCGCGGCGGGGGGCTGGCTGTTCGCGCGCTGGATCGCCCCCCGGGCCAAGCTGGCACGCGAGGCCAGCAGCCACATGAATTCCCTGCTGCATGACACCATCACGGGCATCCGCCAGATCAAAAGCTACACGGCGGAAGACACCAAGCAGGAAGATTTTAACAACGCCAGCCACGGCCTGCGCCAGGCCCAGCAAAAGCTGATGACCGCCTGGGCCGTTTATAGCCCGCTCATGGGTTTCTTTGGCAGCCTGGGCCTCGTCTTGCTGCTGGGCGTAGGCGCGTATGGAGCCATCCAGGGGAACCTAACCACGGGCGAGCTTTTCAAATTCATCTTTTTGTTAGGCTTCTTTTTCGAGCCCATTGCCCGGTTGCATGGGGTGAATCAGACCATCGTCACCGGCCTGGCCAGCGCGGAGCGCGTCTTCAAAATCCTGGATCAGGAAGGCGAGGAGGATTTGGAAAAAGGCCGTGCCCTGTCCCAGGCCAAGGGCTCCATCGAATTCCGCCAAGTGACCTTTGGCTATCAGCCGGACAAGCCGGTGGTCCATGATCTGAACCTCACCGTACAGCCCCGGCAGACGGTGGCCATCGTGGGCGCGACGGGGTCGGGCAAGTCCACGCTGTTTCAGTTGCTCACCCGATTTTATGATCCGCAGTCTGGCAGCATCACCCTGGATGGCTCATCCATCGCTGACTACAGCCGGGTCTCCCTGCGAGATTCCATTGCCTACGTGACGCAGGATGCCTTCTTGTTTGCCGGGTCTATCCGGGAAAACCTGCGCCTAGGCAAACACGCGGCGGATGATGCCGAAATGTGGCAGGCCCTCAATTTTGCCTGCGCAGAAGAGTTTGTTAGGCGGCATCCGGACGGGCTTGATGCCCAAGTGGGTGAACGCGGCGTCATGCTGAGCGGGGGGGAGCGCCAGCGCATCGCCATGGCACGCGCGTTTCTCAAAGATGCGCCCATCCTGCTCCTGGACGAAGCCACCAGCGCCGTGGATACGAAGTCCGAACAGCTCATCCAGCAGGCTCTCGACACCCTGCGCCAGGACCGCACCTGCCTCGTCATCGCCCACCGCCTCAGCACCGTCATCAGTGCCGATGTGATCTACGTCATGCGCCAGGGGGAAGTGCTGGCCCATGGCCGCCACGAGGAGCTTCTTCTGAGCTGCCCTTACTATCGCGAGCTGGCCAGCCTCGCGCTATTGTGA
- a CDS encoding aldo/keto reductase, with amino-acid sequence MERRRLGRSGIVVTDICMGTMTFGLQADEKTSFSIMDTAYEAGIDFFDAAEMYPVPPSAERFGITEEIVGRWLKTKTRGEVIVATKVTGPGHGWFRPPIRGGFTALDRRQIFQACEDSLRRLQTDYIDLYQTHWPDHGMRQEDTLEALTELVKQGKVRAIGCSNETSWGLMKNLWASEKHHLARFDTVQNNFSLINRRCLNELAQVCRMEGVSLLPYSPLGGGVLTGKYNGGSLPAGARFSDYLVNGGERQQRMARRFVNERSLATAERLGKIAADIGTTVTALSVAWSRQHNFVASTIIGATTVAQLQESLGAVDLILDAETLRRIDELEVEIPNPMTEDGLRRL; translated from the coding sequence ATGGAACGCAGACGACTTGGACGCAGTGGCATCGTGGTGACGGATATCTGCATGGGGACCATGACTTTTGGCCTTCAGGCGGATGAGAAGACCTCTTTTTCCATCATGGACACCGCCTACGAGGCCGGGATCGACTTCTTTGACGCCGCAGAAATGTACCCTGTGCCGCCCAGTGCGGAGCGCTTTGGCATCACCGAAGAAATCGTGGGCCGCTGGCTGAAAACGAAAACGCGTGGGGAGGTCATCGTGGCCACCAAAGTCACCGGCCCGGGCCATGGCTGGTTCCGCCCACCCATCCGTGGCGGGTTTACGGCGCTGGATCGGCGGCAGATTTTCCAGGCCTGTGAGGATAGTCTCCGTCGTCTCCAGACAGATTACATTGACCTGTATCAGACCCATTGGCCCGACCACGGCATGCGCCAGGAAGACACCCTAGAAGCCCTGACCGAACTGGTTAAACAGGGAAAAGTCCGCGCCATCGGCTGCAGCAATGAAACGAGCTGGGGCCTGATGAAGAATCTCTGGGCCTCCGAAAAGCATCATCTGGCCCGGTTTGACACCGTGCAGAACAACTTCTCTCTCATCAACCGCCGCTGCCTGAACGAGCTCGCCCAAGTCTGCCGGATGGAAGGCGTGAGCCTGCTGCCCTACTCCCCTCTGGGCGGGGGTGTGCTGACGGGCAAATACAACGGAGGCAGCCTGCCTGCCGGGGCACGCTTCAGTGATTACCTCGTCAATGGCGGCGAGCGCCAGCAGCGCATGGCACGCCGTTTCGTCAATGAACGAAGCCTGGCAACGGCGGAGAGGCTGGGGAAAATCGCCGCTGATATCGGCACCACCGTCACCGCCCTGTCGGTGGCCTGGAGCCGCCAGCACAATTTTGTCGCCTCCACCATCATTGGGGCCACCACCGTGGCACAGCTTCAAGAAAGCCTGGGTGCCGTGGACCTCATCCTCGATGCCGAAACACTGCGCCGTATTGATGAGCTGGAAGTGGAGATCCCCAATCCCATGACGGAAGACGGATTGAGGAGGCTGTAA
- a CDS encoding ABC transporter ATP-binding protein — protein MSSLLSIRDLKIEFRRHGGPPAVAVKGLSLELEQGESIAIVGESGSGKSATALALARLLPEPPATITATHLSIAGHEVLKMSEKELRKVRGKEIAYVFQEPTTSLNPVLTVRTQIGEALDLHRPEVTDRDAEILSWLRMVGITEPEKRLSAYPHELSGGMQQRVMIAMALCCQPKLLIADEPTTALDVTIQKQIMELLADLRKRLDMSLILITHNFGIIKDVADRVAVMFRGEIVETGPTSQILNHPQHPYTQALLDCVPRMGAKKHRLRTIDYSALK, from the coding sequence ATGTCTTCCCTCCTGAGCATCCGCGACCTGAAGATCGAGTTCCGCCGTCATGGTGGGCCGCCTGCCGTTGCTGTGAAGGGCCTTAGCCTGGAACTGGAGCAGGGGGAATCCATCGCCATCGTGGGAGAGAGCGGCAGTGGCAAAAGCGCCACCGCCCTGGCCCTGGCACGGCTGTTGCCGGAGCCACCCGCCACCATCACCGCCACGCACCTCAGCATCGCCGGACATGAGGTGCTGAAGATGAGCGAGAAGGAACTGCGCAAAGTCCGCGGCAAGGAGATCGCCTATGTTTTCCAGGAACCCACTACTTCGTTGAACCCCGTGCTGACCGTGCGCACGCAGATCGGCGAGGCCCTGGACCTGCATCGTCCGGAAGTGACGGATCGCGATGCCGAAATCCTGAGCTGGCTAAGAATGGTGGGTATCACCGAACCGGAAAAGCGCCTCAGCGCTTACCCGCACGAACTCAGCGGCGGCATGCAGCAGCGTGTCATGATCGCCATGGCCCTGTGTTGCCAGCCGAAGCTGCTCATCGCGGACGAGCCCACCACCGCTCTTGATGTCACCATTCAAAAGCAGATCATGGAGCTGCTGGCGGATCTGCGAAAGCGGCTGGACATGAGCCTCATCCTTATCACGCACAATTTCGGCATCATCAAGGATGTTGCCGACCGCGTCGCGGTGATGTTTCGGGGCGAAATCGTGGAAACCGGCCCCACCTCCCAGATTCTAAACCATCCCCAGCACCCCTACACCCAGGCCCTGCTGGACTGCGTGCCGCGCATGGGTGCTAAAAAGCACCGCCTGCGGACGATTGATTATTCGGCGCTGAAGTAG